A stretch of Tenrec ecaudatus isolate mTenEca1 chromosome 2, mTenEca1.hap1, whole genome shotgun sequence DNA encodes these proteins:
- the ATP5PF gene encoding ATP synthase peripheral stalk subunit F6, mitochondrial: protein MILQRLFRFSSLVRSAVSVHMRRNIGVTAVALKELDPIQKLFVDKIREYKSKRQASGGPVDAGPEYQQEMEKELFKLKQMFGKADMNTFPSFTFEDPKFEAVEKPQS, encoded by the exons ATGATTCTCCAGAGGCTCTTCAGGTTTTCCTCTCTCGTCCGGTCAGCCGTCTCGGTCCATATGCGGAGGAACATTGGTGTCACAGCAGTGGCACTTAAGGAACTTGATCCTATACAGAAACTTTTTGTGGACAAAATAAGAGAATACAAATCTAAGCGACA GGCATCTGGAGGACCTGTTGATGCTGGCCCAGAATATCAGCAGGAGATGGAGAAGGAGCTTTTTAAGCTCAAGcaaatgtttggtaaagcagacatGAATACGTTCCCTAGCTTCACGTTTGAAG ATCCCAAATTTGAAGCCGTTGAAAAACCTCAATCCTGA